The window AAAGACAGGTCCAAACCAGCGGTAATATTGACCAAAATACCGCGCGCGCCCTGCAAGTTAATGTCATCCAGTAACGGGCTGCGAATAGCGGCTTCAGCAGCTTCGCGAGCTCGATTTTCACCTCGCGCGCAACCTGTTCCCATCATCGCCATGCCCATTTCAGACATAACCGTGCGCACATCTGCAAAATCCACATTGATCATCCCCGGGCGGATAATCAAATCGGCAATACCCTGAACCGCACCTAGCAACACATCGTTAGCGGTTTTAAATGCCTCTAACAAGCTGGCACTTTTTCCTAACACATCCAGTAAGCGGTCATTGGGAATAGTGATTAAAGAATCAACATTCTGCTGCAATTCTTTCATCCCGTATTCAGCAATTTGCAATCGCTTTTTACCTTCGAAACCAAATGGCCGGGTAACTACAGCGACAGTTAATATACCCATATCTCTGGCAACTTCGGCCACCACTGGTGCAGCCCCCGTGCCAGTACCACCGCCCATACCGGCGGTGATAAAGACCATATCAGCACCTTGCAGTGCTTCGGCAATACGATCCCGGTCTTCTAGAGCAGCCTGACGACCTACTTCCGGATTGGCACCAGCCCCCAAACCTTTAGTAATATTTCCGCCTAACTGCAATACGGTGGTGTTATCAATATTGGTCAAGGCTTGCGCGTCGGTATTGGCACAGATGAAATCTACACCTTCTACGTTATTCGCTATCATGTGCTTAACGGCATTACCGCCACCGCCTCCCACACCTACAACCTTTATGACCGCGCTCTGTGGTACGTTATCAACTAGCTCAAACATGGTTTTTCTCCCTTGGTTTTTTATTTCTGTCGCCGACGAATCGGTTTCAGAGATCTTGCAATTAAAAGTTTAAATAACAGTATTAAAAATTACTTTTGACCCATTCTTTGGCCTTACTAAAAATACTTTCCGACGAAACCTGTGGCCGCGAACCACCTACACGACCTTCCGTTTGTTGCTTCAAGCCGTATTGCAACAAACCAACACCCGTGGAATAAATAGGATTGCGAACGATATCAGCAAGACCTTCTACATTCTGTGGCGCACCTATTCGTACCGGGGTATGAAAAATCTCTTCAGCCAATTCAACGACTCCTTCCATTTTAGAAGTACCACCGGTTAGCACGATGCCAGCAGCAATCATGTCTTCATAACCACTGCGTCTCAGCTCGGCTTGTACCAGCGTAAATAATTCGTCATAACGCGGCTCAACTACTTCGGCTAAAGCTTGACGCGACAAATCACGCGGCGGACGATCGCCAACACTGGGAACTTTGATCGTTTCATCGGCCCCGGCCAACTGCGTTAATGCACAAGCATATTTAATTTTTATTTCATCGGCGTTTTGCGTCGGTGTTCGTAGCGCCATCGCAATATCGTTAGTTACCTGATCACCGGCAATTGGAATTACACCGGTATGACGAATGGCTCCCTCGGTAAAAATTGCAATATCGGTAGTACCACCACCAATATCTACCAGGCAAACACCTAATTCACGCTCGTCTTCAGTTAACACGGCATAACTTGATGCCAGCTGCTCTAAAATAATATCTTCTACTTCCAGGCCACAACGCCGAATACATTTTTCAATATTTTGAGCCGCATTTACTGCACAAGTAACCAAGTGAACCTTGGCCTCCAGACGCACACCCGACATACCTAACGGTTCTTTTATACCTTCCTGAGTATCGATGACATATTCCTGCGGCAGAATATGCAGAATTTTTTGATCAGCCGGAATCGCCACTGCCTGCGCCGCGTCAATCACTCGCTCCAAATCCAGTGCGTACACTTCCCGATCACGAATCGCGACAATACCGTGTGAATTTAAACTGCGGATATGACTGCCGGCAATACCGGCATAAACCGAATGAATTTGGCATCCTGCCATCAACTCCGCCTCTTCAATAGCACGCTGAATGGACTGCACTGTGGATTCAATATTAACCACCACGCCTTTCTTTAAACCGCGTGAAGGGTGCGAGCCAATACCCACAATTTCCAAGCCGCCCTCTTCCGTAATCGAACCAACAATGGCTACGACTTTAGACGTTCCTATATCTAGACCGACAATCATTTTATTGTCTGTTCCGGTGCCCATTAGACAGCACTCCCCATTATTAAAGTCATTGCTAAAATTTTAATCATTATGATTTCTCACTGCGCCAGCCCACTGCAAAACCATTGCTATAACGCATATCAATCGTTTTAATCTGAGCGAAATCTGCGGATAAACCCTGTGCATAGGTTGCCAATAATCTGCGCATTTTTTCCATTACTTCACTATCACCTAGCTCAACCTCTATCCCATTAGTCAGCACCAGCGACCAATTACCGCTTTCCGTTAAAGCTAACTTTTTAAGTTCCAAACGCTGGGAAGCTAAACCCTTGCTTAACTCCGAAAGTGATTCATCACTTGCTGCTCACTGTCTTTAGGCCCCAACAATTCTGGCAAACCACTGCCATTGGCAGCCCGCTTATCCGGCGAAAAAACCTCTCCACGATGATTTAGATAAGCGTGATCCCCCCAATGAGCGATCGCTTTTTGTTCTATCACAGTAATCGCTATCTCGTCAGGCCAGTGCCGCTCTACCATCACATCAAAAACCCAGGGCTGCTGGTTAAGCTGCAGACGAATACCATCTAAATCCAATAACAAAAAACCACTACCTAAAAATACTTCAACTGCCGCCACTAATTGTTGCCGCTCGACATTAACGAAGTCGCCATTAATCACCACTCGGCTTACCGGTTGATCCAACTTGCCAGCAACTACCTGTACAACGACAACAGACAACGCAATCACTACCGACAGCCACAGCACAGGTAAAAACTGCCTGCCATTGAAGGTGCGTGACGGTTTTGACTGCTTGCTGCTGGCCCCGCGCACTTTTGTTTTCTTGCTGTTAAACCGTAGCTGCATCATTTAATTTTTAGCTTCCGCAATACTCAGCTGTAAAATTTTCAGTACTAAATCGGCAAAACTCAATCCGGCCGCTTTTGCTGCCATCGGCACCAAACTATGGCTGGTCATACCTGGAACAGTATTTACTTCCAGTAAATAAAATTGTCCCTGTTCATTCTGCATCACATCGACGCGACCCCAGCCTTTGCAACCAACGCTATCGAATGCCGCCAAAGCCAACTGTTGCAACTCCTGTTCTTTTTCTGCTGATAAACCACAAGGACAGATATAACGGGTATCCTCAGCAATATATTTTGCATCGTAATTATAAAAGCCATGATCCGTTTCCAGTTTTATTGGCGGCAGTGGTTTATCACCCAATATCGCAACGGTAAATTCCGCACCACTCACCCATTGCTCAGCCATCACCAAACTGCCATAGGGCTTGGCTTGTTGATAAGCTGCTGCTAACTGTTCAGCCGTGTTGGCCACCGCCATACCAATACTGGAACCTTCAGTCGCCGGTTTGATAATCACAGTACCCCACTGCTGAATAATACCCACCCAATCACTGTCTTCAGTTAACTCAACAAACGACGGCGTCGATAAATTGATTTTTTCCCATATTTTTTTACAGTGAACTTTATCCATCGCCTTCGCCGAGGCAGCGACTCCACTACCGGTATAACTTAAACCTATTTTTTCCAACTCAGCCTGAACATTACCGTTTTCACCATCGCCGCCGTGCAGAGCAATAAACGCATGTTTAAATTTGGCGACCCGTTCCAACCAGTCGTCATTTTTAGTATCAATTTTTTCTGCAGCAATATTTTTAGCTTTCAATGCCTGATAAACAGCCTCGCCACTTTGCAAGGAAATTTCACGCTCCGCAGAATGCCCACCAAGTAACAAAGCCACCGGGCCTTGCAATTGTGATGCTAACAATTGCGCTACATCATTTATCATTTCATTACTCATCACAGGCCCTACCTAATTGACCTGCTGCCAATTGGCCAGCAATACCACCAACGTTACCCGCCCCCTGCGTTAACACCACATCACCTGGCTGTATCACGTTTTTCAACACCGCTGCCACATCGGCAATATCTTCTACAAACACCGGGTCAACCTGACCACGGCTGCGGATACTGCCACTGAGACTGCGACCATCAGCTCCGGTAATCACTTCTTCACCTGCCGAGTACACTTCCAATAACAACAAGCTATCTACCGTAGAAAGCACACGCACAAAGTCTTCATACAAATCTTTGGTACGGGTATAGCGGTGCGGTTGATAAATCATTACCAAGCGACGCTCTGGCCACGCCTGCCGCGCCGCGGAAATAGTCGCGGCCACCTCGGTAGGGTGATGACCATAATCGTCCACCAACAGCACCGATCCACCGTCATTATCAATTTCAAACTCACCGTATAGTTGGAAGCGGCGCCCAACACCCTGAAAGTTTTCCAAACCGCGCTGTATTGCCTGATCATCAATATTTTCATCAGTAGCCACTGCAATCGCTGCGGTCGCATTTAATACATTGTGATCACCCGGCATATTGATAGTGACATTGATAGGCGACAAGCCGGCAGGGCGCGAAACCGTAAACGAGGTTTTAAGACTTTGCTTGCTGATATTGGAGATTGAAAAATCCGCATCCTCACTAAAGCCATAAGTCAAAATAGAGCGACCCACCGCGGGTAATAATTCGCGAACTACATCATCATCAATACACATCACTGCCATGCCATAAAACGGCAAATTATGTAAAAACTCGACAAAGGTTTTTTTCAGCTTATTGAAATCACCCTCGTAGGTAGCCATATGGTCTGCTTCAATATTGGTGATGACCGACACCATCGGTTGCAGATGTAAAAAAGAAGCGTCACTTTCATCCGCCTCAGCAATCAAATACCGGCTTTCACCCAAGCGCGCATTAGTGCCCGCACTATTCAGCAAGCCACCAATAACAAATGTCGGATCCAATTCAGCTTCGGCAAAAATTGAGGCGATTAAACTCGTGGTCGTGGTCTTACCGTGAGTACCGGCAATCGCAATACCATGTCGATAGCGCATTAATTCCGAGAGCATTTCAGCTCTGGGCACAATAGGAATACGAAACGCTCTAGCAGCATTAACTTCAGAGTTATCGTGCTTCACTGCTGAAGATGTCACCACTACATCTACACCGGTAATATTGGTCTCAACATGACCGATAAAAATAATGGCCCCCATTGTTGCTAAACGCCGGGTAGTCGCAGACTCCTGAATGTCAGAACCTGAAATCTCGTAACCGGTATTCAATAACACTTCAGCAATACCGCACATACCAGCGCCGCCGATACCAACAAAATGAATACGCTTAATACGGCGCATTTCTGGCACTACAAAAGCGGAAACGCTAGTAGGCTTAACCATTCGCCACCTCCAAACAGGTGTTGGCTACCTGTTCTGCTGCGTCTGTTTTAGCTAATGCCCTAGCCGCTATTGCCATTGCCAATAATGGCGCTCTATTACTGCTCAAATCCTGTAACACTCCTGATAATGTAGGGGCATCCAATTGTGCTTGCGGCAACATTTTTCCGGCATCGTTTTCTACCAACCATTGCGCATTGCCGGTTTGGTGATCATCAATCGCATGTGGCAGCGGCACCAATAAAGAGCCCACTCCAGCGGCGGTTAATTCGGCAACGGTTAAAGCTCCGGCGCGACATAACACGACATCGGCCCATTGATAGGCAGCAGCCATATCGCTGATAAAGGCTTCTGCTTTTACGGTAATTCCCACTTGCTGATAGGCCGCACGCACTTCATCAATGTGTGATTTACCGGTTTGGTGCCACACCTCTGGCTGACTGCTACCATCTATTAGCGCTAGCGCCGCTGGCAGTAAATCATTGATCGGTTTGGCACCAAGACTGCCGCCCAATACCAATAAGCGAATTTTTTCTGCTGAACCAATGCCGCGCTGCTCTGGCGCAGGCAGCTGTGCAATTTCTTTTCTCACCGGATTACCGACATGCAATGCCTTGCTACTTACCAGTGCTTTTGGATATGCCAGCAATACTTTGCTGGCAATTTTGGCCAATAGTTTATTGGTGGTCCCTGCCACTGAGTTTTGCTCATGAATAACCAAGGGCCGTCCGGTTAATACTGCAGCCAAGCCACCGGGACCGGAAGCAAAACCGCCCATACCCAACACGCACACAGGCTTTAATTGCGCCAAAACTTTTACCGATTGCCAAAGCGCACTCACCACTTGCAACAACCCCTTAATCACACTCAAGACACCCTTACCGCGCAAACCTGACACAGTAATAAAGTGGATAGGAATATTGGCCGCGGGCACTAACAGCGATTCTATGCCGCGTCGAGTCCCCAGCCATTCCACATGAATACCTTTTGCCTGCAAACATTCAGCCGCCGCCAGTGCAGGAAAAACATGACCACCGGTACCACCGGCCATTATTAATACCGAAGGCGCAATCGATTTATTCATCGCTACCTCCCCGGGTATCTGCAGCTGATTTTCTTGCTTTCTTGTTATTGGTACTACTAGCACCGTTGGCAACAAGCTCAACATCCGCATGGATACGCAACACCATTGCGACCAATGCACAACACACCATTAAGCTACTACCGCCATAACTTAAAAATGGCAGGGTGAGGCCTTTAGTAGGAAGCAATCCGGTATTTACACCGATATTAATGAACACCTGGCCACTAATCATTAACGCAATGCCATAAGCGATATAACTGTTAAATAGCTGTCCCAACTGCTCCGCGCGGCGACCAATTTGCAAGATCCGCACGACCAACAAACCAAACAATGCAATCAGCACCGCAGCACCAACAAAGCCAAACTCCTCGGCATAAATCGCAAACACGAAATCAGTATGTGACTCCGGTAAATAAAATAATTTTTGAATGCTATTACCCAGTCCCACGCCAAACCACTCACCACGACCAAAGGCAATCAGTGATTGCGTCAATTGGTAACCAGAATCAAACTGATCCGCCCAGGGATCGGTAAATGCCGTTAGGCGCTTCATGCGATAGGGCTCACTAATGACCAAAATAACCAGCGCCGCCATCGCTGCCATGATCACTAAACAAAATTGCCACAGACGTACACCCGCCAAAAAAATCATGCCGAAAGCGGTACCCAAGGTCACTACCGTGGCACCAAAATCGGGCTCCAACATAAGTAACAGTGTGACTAAAAATAAAACCGCCATCGGCTTAATAAAACCTTTCCACTCTTCCCGCACTTCATCTTGTCGACGAACTAAATACCCACTCAAATAAATAATGACGCAGACCTTGGCCAACTCAGAGCACTGCAGTGTTAACGGGCCCAAAGCCACCCAGCGCCGACTACCATTCACCTCTCGACCTATACCCGGAATCAGCACCAGAATTAACAATGCAAAACCCACCAGCAACCAAAACCAACCACTGCTCTGCCAAAAGCTCATAGGAATGCGGTATGTCACTAATGCCGCAACCACACCCAAACTTAAATGAAACAAATAACGTTGCGCATGAAAAAATGGATTACCGTAACGCTCAGCTGCGAACTCAATCGAAGCCGATGTCATCGCAATAAAACCGATAACGATCAAGGCCATTGCCGCGCCTAGCAGTAACGTATCTACATTGCCCCATCTGAATAGACCACTGGGAATAATATTGTTCGGAATCGCCAATGGCATTGCCGACCGCTTACTATTATTAAGCATCACCGCACCCATTAGCTGTTCCCCGCTAACGCTAACACTGACGCGGAAAATTGCTCGCCACGGTGCTGATAATCATTGAACATATCGAAGCTGGCACAAGCCGGAGAAAGTAATACCGCATCACCACCCTGCGCACATTCACCAGCAGCAGTTACTGCTTGCGATAAACTGTCGACAGCAATAGCAGTAACACTACCCCCACATAATTCGATTAACTGCGGCGTTGCCTCGCCAATAATAATTACTGCGCGGACAAACTGCTTTAACACGGGTAGCAGCGGTGAAAAATCTGCACCCTTAGCCACACCACCAGCAATCAATACAATTTTTTCAGCACTCGCCGCCAATCCCTGAATGGCGGCAATGGACGCACCGACATTGGTACCCTTTGAATCATTGTAATAACGCACCCCGTGCAACTCAGCGACGAACTGACAACGATGCGGTAAACCGGTAAAAGTTTTTAGAGCCGCCAGCATCGGCGCCATCTCCAGCCCAGCAGCATGACCAAGCGCCAAGGCTGCCAGTGCATTTTCAATATTGTGATGACCGACAATCAACAACTCTTGCACCGACATTAAGGGTTTCGATTGAAAAATCAGATAATCATCACCCTCAATAGTGGCGACGCCAAAATCATCAGCGCTCGCATCCAAACCGAAACTAATCAGCTGTGCCTTACGATTTAATGGCGGCTGGGATAATTTGTCAGCACGATTTACCACCACTTTTTTCGCGCCAGCAAAAATTCGATGCTTTGCCTGTTGATAGGCCGCCAGACTTTCGTAGCGATCCATGTGATCCGCGCTGATATTTAATACAGTCGCTACTGCTGGACTCAGGTCCGCGGTGCGCTCCAACTGAAAACTGGATAACTCCAGCACATACAGATCAGGCTCATCAGCCAGCAATAAATCCAATACTGGAACACCAATATTGCCACCCACCGCCACCTCTCTACCGGCCTGGCGTGCCATTTCACCCAATAGCGT is drawn from Oceanicoccus sp. KOV_DT_Chl and contains these coding sequences:
- the murG gene encoding undecaprenyldiphospho-muramoylpentapeptide beta-N-acetylglucosaminyltransferase encodes the protein MNKSIAPSVLIMAGGTGGHVFPALAAAECLQAKGIHVEWLGTRRGIESLLVPAANIPIHFITVSGLRGKGVLSVIKGLLQVVSALWQSVKVLAQLKPVCVLGMGGFASGPGGLAAVLTGRPLVIHEQNSVAGTTNKLLAKIASKVLLAYPKALVSSKALHVGNPVRKEIAQLPAPEQRGIGSAEKIRLLVLGGSLGAKPINDLLPAALALIDGSSQPEVWHQTGKSHIDEVRAAYQQVGITVKAEAFISDMAAAYQWADVVLCRAGALTVAELTAAGVGSLLVPLPHAIDDHQTGNAQWLVENDAGKMLPQAQLDAPTLSGVLQDLSSNRAPLLAMAIAARALAKTDAAEQVANTCLEVANG
- the ftsZ gene encoding cell division protein FtsZ produces the protein MFELVDNVPQSAVIKVVGVGGGGGNAVKHMIANNVEGVDFICANTDAQALTNIDNTTVLQLGGNITKGLGAGANPEVGRQAALEDRDRIAEALQGADMVFITAGMGGGTGTGAAPVVAEVARDMGILTVAVVTRPFGFEGKKRLQIAEYGMKELQQNVDSLITIPNDRLLDVLGKSASLLEAFKTANDVLLGAVQGIADLIIRPGMINVDFADVRTVMSEMGMAMMGTGCARGENRAREAAEAAIRSPLLDDINLQGARGILVNITAGLDLSLGEFSEVGDTIEEFASDNATVVVGTVIDPEMSDEIRVTVVATGLGSDQLSEAPLKVVENKLADTVNPDYRTLDRPTVMRNNPQVAMGREAAVPKEDKDMEYLDIPAFLRRQAD
- the murC gene encoding UDP-N-acetylmuramate--L-alanine ligase, which translates into the protein MVKPTSVSAFVVPEMRRIKRIHFVGIGGAGMCGIAEVLLNTGYEISGSDIQESATTRRLATMGAIIFIGHVETNITGVDVVVTSSAVKHDNSEVNAARAFRIPIVPRAEMLSELMRYRHGIAIAGTHGKTTTTSLIASIFAEAELDPTFVIGGLLNSAGTNARLGESRYLIAEADESDASFLHLQPMVSVITNIEADHMATYEGDFNKLKKTFVEFLHNLPFYGMAVMCIDDDVVRELLPAVGRSILTYGFSEDADFSISNISKQSLKTSFTVSRPAGLSPINVTINMPGDHNVLNATAAIAVATDENIDDQAIQRGLENFQGVGRRFQLYGEFEIDNDGGSVLLVDDYGHHPTEVAATISAARQAWPERRLVMIYQPHRYTRTKDLYEDFVRVLSTVDSLLLLEVYSAGEEVITGADGRSLSGSIRSRGQVDPVFVEDIADVAAVLKNVIQPGDVVLTQGAGNVGGIAGQLAAGQLGRACDE
- the ftsW gene encoding putative lipid II flippase FtsW; this translates as MGAVMLNNSKRSAMPLAIPNNIIPSGLFRWGNVDTLLLGAAMALIVIGFIAMTSASIEFAAERYGNPFFHAQRYLFHLSLGVVAALVTYRIPMSFWQSSGWFWLLVGFALLILVLIPGIGREVNGSRRWVALGPLTLQCSELAKVCVIIYLSGYLVRRQDEVREEWKGFIKPMAVLFLVTLLLMLEPDFGATVVTLGTAFGMIFLAGVRLWQFCLVIMAAMAALVILVISEPYRMKRLTAFTDPWADQFDSGYQLTQSLIAFGRGEWFGVGLGNSIQKLFYLPESHTDFVFAIYAEEFGFVGAAVLIALFGLLVVRILQIGRRAEQLGQLFNSYIAYGIALMISGQVFINIGVNTGLLPTKGLTLPFLSYGGSSLMVCCALVAMVLRIHADVELVANGASSTNNKKARKSAADTRGGSDE
- a CDS encoding D-alanine--D-alanine ligase — translated: MSNEMINDVAQLLASQLQGPVALLLGGHSAEREISLQSGEAVYQALKAKNIAAEKIDTKNDDWLERVAKFKHAFIALHGGDGENGNVQAELEKIGLSYTGSGVAASAKAMDKVHCKKIWEKINLSTPSFVELTEDSDWVGIIQQWGTVIIKPATEGSSIGMAVANTAEQLAAAYQQAKPYGSLVMAEQWVSGAEFTVAILGDKPLPPIKLETDHGFYNYDAKYIAEDTRYICPCGLSAEKEQELQQLALAAFDSVGCKGWGRVDVMQNEQGQFYLLEVNTVPGMTSHSLVPMAAKAAGLSFADLVLKILQLSIAEAKN
- a CDS encoding cell division protein FtsQ/DivIB encodes the protein MMQLRFNSKKTKVRGASSKQSKPSRTFNGRQFLPVLWLSVVIALSVVVVQVVAGKLDQPVSRVVINGDFVNVERQQLVAAVEVFLGSGFLLLDLDGIRLQLNQQPWVFDVMVERHWPDEIAITVIEQKAIAHWGDHAYLNHRGEVFSPDKRAANGSGLPELLGPKDSEQQVMNHFRS
- the murD gene encoding UDP-N-acetylmuramoyl-L-alanine--D-glutamate ligase, with protein sequence MQVSVTTNQQVVVGLGLTGLSCARYLSRKQLPFAVVDSRQLPPGLDAFKAEFPDVSLTLGDFNPTLLANAERLVVNPGVALEEPAIAEAVAKGVQVCGDIDLFAAEAVAPIVAITGSNGKSTVTTLLGEMARQAGREVAVGGNIGVPVLDLLLADEPDLYVLELSSFQLERTADLSPAVATVLNISADHMDRYESLAAYQQAKHRIFAGAKKVVVNRADKLSQPPLNRKAQLISFGLDASADDFGVATIEGDDYLIFQSKPLMSVQELLIVGHHNIENALAALALGHAAGLEMAPMLAALKTFTGLPHRCQFVAELHGVRYYNDSKGTNVGASIAAIQGLAASAEKIVLIAGGVAKGADFSPLLPVLKQFVRAVIIIGEATPQLIELCGGSVTAIAVDSLSQAVTAAGECAQGGDAVLLSPACASFDMFNDYQHRGEQFSASVLALAGNS
- the ftsA gene encoding cell division protein FtsA; its protein translation is MGTGTDNKMIVGLDIGTSKVVAIVGSITEEGGLEIVGIGSHPSRGLKKGVVVNIESTVQSIQRAIEEAELMAGCQIHSVYAGIAGSHIRSLNSHGIVAIRDREVYALDLERVIDAAQAVAIPADQKILHILPQEYVIDTQEGIKEPLGMSGVRLEAKVHLVTCAVNAAQNIEKCIRRCGLEVEDIILEQLASSYAVLTEDERELGVCLVDIGGGTTDIAIFTEGAIRHTGVIPIAGDQVTNDIAMALRTPTQNADEIKIKYACALTQLAGADETIKVPSVGDRPPRDLSRQALAEVVEPRYDELFTLVQAELRRSGYEDMIAAGIVLTGGTSKMEGVVELAEEIFHTPVRIGAPQNVEGLADIVRNPIYSTGVGLLQYGLKQQTEGRVGGSRPQVSSESIFSKAKEWVKSNF
- a CDS encoding cell division protein FtsQ/DivIB, giving the protein MELKKLALTESGNWSLVLTNGIEVELGDSEVMEKMRRLLATYAQGLSADFAQIKTIDMRYSNGFAVGWRSEKS